In one window of Cryptococcus neoformans var. neoformans B-3501A chromosome 11, whole genome shotgun sequence DNA:
- a CDS encoding hypothetical protein (Match to ESTs gb|CF191180.1|CF191180, gb|CF191179.1|CF191179; HMMPfam hit to Ras, Ras family, score: 292.8, E(): 5.2e-85), protein MATRKKHLLKVIILGDSGVGKTSLMNQYVNKRFSTQYKATIGADFLTRELVVDDRVVTMQLWDTAGQERFQSLGVAFYRGADCCVLVYDVNSNKSFEALDGWRDEFLVQASPHDPENFPFVVLGNKIDMEESKRMVSQKRAMTWCQAKGNIPYFETSAKEAINVEQAFQTIAKNALAQEAETELYADYPDPIRIDSESTQNYGCNC, encoded by the exons ATGGCTACCAGAAAGAAGCATCTTCTCAAG GTTATCATCCTTGGTGACTCCGG GGTCGGTAAGACTTCGCTCATGAACCAATACGTCAACAAGCGATTTTCTACACAGTACAAGGCTACCATTGGCGCAGACTTTTTGACTAGGGAGTTGGTGGTTGATGATAGGGTCGTCACTATGCAG CTCTGGGACACTGCCGGCCAAGAACGTTTCCAATCCCTAGGTGTCGCTTTCTACCGTGGAGCCGACTGCTGTGTCCTCGTATACGATGTCAACTCCAACAAGTCTTTCGAAGCGCTTGATGGCTGGAGAGATGAGTTTTTGGTGCAGGCCTCGCCCCATGACCCCGAGAACTTCCCTTTTGTGGTATTGGGCAACAAGATTGATATGGAGGAGTCTAAGAGGATG GTGTCCCAAAAACGAGCAATGACATGGTGTCAGGCCAAGGGCAACATTCCTTACTTTGAAACTTCTGCCAAGGAGGCTATCAACGTCGAGCAGGCTTTCCAGACTATTGCGAAGAATGCTTTGGCGCAAGAAGCTGAGACTGAATT GTATGCCGACTACCCTGACCCAATCAGGATTGACTCCGAGAGCACACAGAACTACGGGTGTAACTGCTAa
- a CDS encoding hypothetical protein (HMMPfam hit to B-tub_coD, Beta-tubulin cofactor D, score: 226.8, E(): 4e-65), with translation MSNAPLADDWEPTYTHFSHKTEFLDSLRKFVTLDIGKESTEKEDEDEDALVTCLGAVLDYYLPMPGLLDPSLDEIVRPLMQLLEKSLHTIVEEDSCTSNPVNPKRLERLGRVLNWVVKVRGWKAVVPHFPSTIPNLPILIKLLSPPTPPSASTSPATPHHHLLSPTTAWELRAVLLLWLALLLTVPFNLSALSDSDDFVSSAPYGIDLPSAELLFPVAASELAQKVTFLAVPLLHRPGREGAYAALVLARLLSREDSVQNLRGFFAWATSEIEEGDRESESHLIASLFTLLALFSSLLKPNHLPLVEGFLEEKLLPHLRGSRTAAESGLIRKLAIKAKGRLWVSKLGKKYYDDDDVDLPEGLEETMDDLMGGLSDKDTIVRYSSAKYLSRISALLPPAFSSQIVLATIALFAGTEEEPVQFTSFGTVIDPGGSSASGGTMGFGGSEVQRGEARWHGVCLALAEMGRRGLIWGEAVGGAVEWVVKALTFDLRRASHSIGANVRDAASYLLWSLSRACPPSALEPYANTIATNLVCVACFDREVGVRRAASAAFQEGVGRTGVYPEGIDVLAKTDFHSVSVRRTAFLTASQAVGVHSVYRTAMIDHLHNITLRHWDCSIRRLGAQALRKLLEVDRKEMLEYALQRELKELVSLDSVNVHGALVALKEVAEMFEDSDPRNQIIFDALATIRAATLVSQQAADVLSALCDLLSTILNPSITSSATTQSVLARYFELTSKRREVEVHESMARVYRRLSELRDCEKDINKLISDLRSFRVTQRQSATLALGHIQYPTAPSSMAEKTVVALLGLLKDPIKTEVESRRWAVRSLGDIAVQRMDGSLVVESTTLNTVVRAFIKGLEDYSTDQRGDVGSWVRIASLDSIGRVLASLPPHSSLSSMLEPGICDEAIGGLVKQGVEKLESVRSASALALARMRECGWQWDTQDAMSVSKKQLAEEGFRYVDQKEWFQSAMPLLESRFRKELVAGLIFTIGSQVVTLSNSALHPLIEYLMVHTSTIVPVLQIISSLMADNLNSNRIFIPTLQTLHKLLSANIWEDIEDAEDCKGAADVLMKSLGAATRGLGNMKSIERISAAMRVVIACLTAPSEVRSKATSLVSLFLAHRFPRIRAMASEEIYLALSEVDDDMGEELEQVLLETDWVGSGVEVQAEMVVQLLHGRKEEP, from the exons ATGTCGAACGCACCCTTGGCTGATGATTGGGAGCCGACATACACTCATTTCTCCCACAAAACTGAATTTCTGGACTCTTTGCGGAAGTTCGTGACGTTAGACATCGGCAAAGAGTCCActgaaaaggaggatgaagatgaggacgCGCTTGTAACTTGCTTGGGCGCTGTC CTGGACTATTATTTGCCAATGCCCGGCTTACTCGACCCGTCGCTAGACGAGATTGTTCGGCCGCTCATGCAACTTCTGGAGAAGAGCTTGCACACAAttgtggaagaagacagtTGTACTTCTAATCCAGTTAACCCAAAAAGGCTTGAAAGACTAGGCCGAGTGCTCAACTGGGTGGTCAAGGTTCGCGGATGGAAGGCAGTTG TCCCCCATTTTCCATCAACGATACCTAATCTCCCTATCCTCATCAAGCTTTTATCCCCTCCCACCCCACCTTCTGCTTCAACAAGCCCTGCAActccccatcaccatctACTATCTCCCACGACAGCTTGGGAGCTTCGTGCCGTACTCTTGCTTTGGCTAGCCTTGCTTCTGACTGTTCCGTTCAACCTTTCGGCCCTTTCAGATTCGGACGATTTCGTCTCAAGCGCACCTTATGGTATCGATCTCCCGTCTGCGGAGCTGCTGTTCCCTGTCGCCGCCTCCGAACTTGCTCAAAAGGTTACATTCTTGGCAGTGCCTCTTCTGCATCGAccgggaagagaaggagcatATGCTGCTCTTGTACTCGCTAGGCTTTTGTCTCGAGAGGATTCTGTACAAAACCTCCGAGGGTTCTTCGCTTGGGCAACATCTGAGATCGAGGAAGGGGATCGCGAATCAGAGAGCCACCTCATTGCGTCACTCTTCACCTTGCTTGCCCTTTTCTCGTCCCTCCTCAAACCTAATCACCTCCCACTAGTGGAAGGCTTCTTGGAAGAGAAATTACTGCCGCATCTCAGAGGGTCAAGAACCGCAGCCGAGTCCGGTCTGATTAGGAAGTTGGCAATTAAGGCCAAAGGCAGATTATGGGTTTCAAAACTTGGCAAAAAGTACtatgatgacgatgatgtcGACTTGCCAGAGGGTTTAGAGGAAACAATGGATGATTTAATGGGCGGTCTTTCTGACAAA GACACGATCGTACGTTATTCGTCAGCCAAATATCTCTCTCGTATCTCCGCCTTGCTTCCTCCAGCTTTTTCATCTCAAATTGTCCTTGCTACCATCGCCCTCTTTGCCGGcactgaagaagaacccGTCCAATTCACTTCATTTGGAACCGTCATCGATCCTGGAGGATCTTCGGCTTCAGGTGGGACAATGGGCTTCGGCGGCTCAGAGGTGCAGAGAGGAGAAGCGAGATGGCACGGAGTGTGTTTGGCTCTGGCTGAGATGGGTCGACGAGGTCTAATCTGGGGCGAAGCCGTAGGAGGCGCGGTAGAATGGGTCGTCAAGGCTCTTACCTTCGACCTTCGTCGGGCCTCCCATTCAATTGGCGCGAACGTCCGTGACGCTGCGTCTTACCTCCTGTGGTCTCTTTCCCGAGCTTGTCCGCCTTCAGCTTTGGAACCTTATGCAAATACCATCGCAACCAATCTTGTTTGCGTGGCGTGTTTCGACCGTGAGGTTGGAGTACGTCGAGCTGCGAGCGCAGCTTTCCAGGAAGGTGTAGGGAGGACGGGAGTGTATCCGGAAGGGATCGATGTTTTGGCCAAGACAGATTTTCATAGCGTAAGCGTGCGCCGAACAGCATTCTTAACAGCTTCTCAAGCAGTTGGGGT ACACAGTGTTTATAGAACGGCGATGATTGATCATCTACATAATATCACACTTCGACATTGGGATTGTTCTATTCGACGTTTGGGAGCCCAAGCGCTACGAAAGCTGCTTGAGGTAGACCGTAAGGAAATGTTGGAGTATGCCTTGCAGCGAGAATTAAAGGAACTGGTCTCTCTAGATTCTGTCAATGTTCACGGTGCTCTTGTAGCGCTAAAGGAAGTAGCAGAGATGTTTGAGGACAGTGACCCCAGAAACCAGATT ATCTTCGATGCCCTTGCTACCATTCGTGCCGCGACTTTAGTTTCTCAACAAGCAGCCGATGTATTGTCGGCCCTTTGTGATCTTTTGTCCACTATCCTCAACCCCTCTATAACTTCTTCTGCCACAACACAGTCGGTCCTAGCAAGGTACTTTGAGCTGACGTCGAAGCGAAGAGAGGTGGAAGTCCATGAAAGTATGGCGCGTGTATACAGGAGGTTGAGTGAGCTAAGAGATTGTGAGAAGGACATTAACAA ATTAATCAGTGATTTGAGGTCGTTCAGAGTTACGCAACGTCAGTCGGCTACATTAGCGCTTGGACATATCCAGTACCCCACTGCTCCCTCTTCTATGGCGGAAAAGACTGTCGTGGCGCTTTTGGGATTGTTAAAAGATCCCATAAAGACTGAAGTTGAAAGTAGGCGATGGGCAGTAAGGTCCTTGGGAGATATCGCTGTCCAACGAATGGATGGATCTCTTGTCG TTGAATCGACAACTCTCAATACGGTCGTTCGAGCATTCATTAAAGGTCTTGAAGACTACTCGACTGATCAAAGAGGCGACGTTGGCTCGTGGGTTCGTATTGCATCTCTCGACTCCATCGGCCGTGTACTAGCTTCCCTTCCGCCACATTCTTCCTTGTCTTCAATGCTCGAGCCTGGAATTTGCGACGAAGCCATCGGTGGATTAGTAAAGCAAGGTGTAGAGAAGCTCGAATCCGTTCGTTCGGCCTCAGCATTGGCTTTggcaaggatgagagagtGTGGGTGGCAGTGGGATACGCAAGATGCAATGAGCGTGTCTAAAAAGCAATTGGCTGAGGAAGGATTCAGATATGTAGACCAGAAGGAATGGTTTCAATCTGCAATGCCGCTCTTGGAGAGTCGATTCAGGAAAGAGCTTGTAGCCGGACTGATATTTACGATAGGCAGCCAGGTGGTCACTTTG TCAAACTCTGCCCTACACCCTCTTATCGAATACCTGATGGTTCACACTTCAACCATCGTTCCCGTCCTGCAGATAATTTCAAGCCTTATGGCCGATAACCTCAACTCAAACCGCATATTCATACCCACGCTACAAACACTGCATAAGCTGTTGTCTGCCAACATATGGGAGGACATTGAGGATGCTGAAGATTGCAAGGGGGCGGCTGACGT GCTGATGAAGTCTCTGGGCGCTGCAACAAGGGGCTTGGGAAATATGAAGTCTATTGAGAGAATATCAGCCGCCATGAGGGT TGTTATCGCTTGCCTGACTGCTCCCTCGGAAGTGCGTTCAAAAGCCACCTCCCTAGTCTCGCTATTCCTTGCCCATCGCTTCCCTCGA ATACGTGCAATGGCTTCTGAAGAGATATACCTGGCGCTATCCgaagtggatgatgatatggGTGAGGAGTTGGAGCAAGTGTTGCTTGAGACGGACTGGGTGGGCTCTGGAGTTGAAGTGCAGGCCGAAATGGTTGTTCAACTATTACATGGGCGAAAAGAGGAGCCATAG
- a CDS encoding hypothetical protein (Match to EST gb|CF189431.1|CF189431), which translates to MTSAEEDQFENLPKFDASKFQPPAWAKPANFQWGDRNGESSKATASSADKEGNQNILDLGDDESDDDNDDSGDEVFEDAHSTVDPEEAMFTISELKELLSRATKHKITGNSHYTSKPPQYEQAIASYKLAIDHLPTFPSDPTDPEHQEQDSKNDDKGKMKVEEPVPSGLQEVTEEEAVAIQKEENTKKGKSPEELEREEVEDEIKECTKACWGNLAACYIAIKDDGNAVKACTEALKIDPHYTKGLHRRATANERLGTLTALTSAQQDYTLLKTLLPASSPLLPSIRRSLIVLPPKIKSEEKKQYDEMMGKLKDLGNSLLGNFGLSTDNFKFEQQPGGGYSMNFNR; encoded by the exons ATGACCtctgcagaagaagatcagTTCGAAAACCTCCCAAAATTTGATGCTAGCAAGTTCCAGCCCCCAGCATGGGCAAAGCCCGCAAATTTCCAATGGGGTGACAGAAATGGGGAATCGTCCAAGGCTACTGCCTCTTCAGCCGACAAAGAGGGAAATCAGAACATATTGGATCTgggggatgatgagagtgaCGATGATAACGATGATAGCGGAGATGAAGTTTTTGAAGACGCTCACTCGACGGTTGATCCGGAAGAAGCCATGTTTACCATTTCCGAGCTCAAG GAACTCTTATCCAGAGCGACCAAACACAAAATTACGGGCAACTCTCATTATACCTCCAAACCTCCCCAATACGAGCAAGCCATCGCATCGTACAAACTAGCCATCGATCACCTGCCAACTTTCCCATCTGACCCTACAGACCCCGAACACCAGGAACAAGATAGTAAAAACGATGATAAGGGTAAAATGAAAGTAGAAGAACCCGTGCCTAGCGGTCTTCAAGAAGtcacagaggaagaagctgtgGCTATccagaaagaagaaaatactaagaagggcaagtcgccggaagagttggagagggaagaagtggaagatgaaattAAAGAGTGTACAAAGGCTTGTTGGGGGAATCTTGCTGCGTGCTACATTGCCATC AAAGACGACGGAAATGCGGTTAAAGCATGTACAGAAGCGCTCAAGATTGACCCCCATTATACCAAGGGTCTTCACCGTCGTGCAACGGCCAATGAACGTCTGGGAACCCTTACGGCCCTTACTTCCGCTCAGCAGG ATTACACCCTGCTCAAGACCTTGCTTCCCGCCTCCTCTCCATTACTCCCCTCCATCCGTCGCTCACTGATCGTCCTCCCTCCCAAGATCAAGtcggaagagaagaagcagtaCGACGAGATGATGGGTAAACTGAAAGACCTTGGCAATTCGTTATTGGGGAACTTTGGGTTGTCGACTGATAATTTCAAGTTTGAGCAGCAGCCGGGAGGCGGTTATAGTATGAATTTTAATCGATAG
- a CDS encoding hypothetical protein (HMMPfam hit to Fork_head, Fork head domain, score: 83.8, E(): 4.3e-22), producing the protein MSRPTSSDSQHSGSMSSHNVIQNDITHENSFMTTPTSASYQTQVYYADPYAHASFQQYQSGAYGGEMREHMITPYGGHQVAQGRIAMPMHGQPLHRSPNGAYEEFEFTPFVPEEETTPYLQVPERYHAMVQSPSTTMGQFAHPLSPVDQMTMDQQHHFRQTNSLGSQPQQFIVQTGRPQRPKLQTSQSMIVSTRPSTQTSMQRPGMTRHASLRGTTRPDSPYVAGDVFDHVPGHLEESPIYQPIPPQDPSWELSAFEPNYANGQGISPARALGPAPPQPQRFSPRHDELMVTPQANKIAYSEHPPSSAISTAASTSSSFSVTMKHQRREFDSSDDEQEGRTRKPLPSRTVKTRQEEKLPPPPLPLPTRPPKASSARAPVKPAKVAEDPGVEGVPPGPRSHERPGPSFACIIGQAILSCKAGGLSLEHIYRYVETAYPYFKSGDNAWRNSVRHNLSIHKMFETIPRTEKFPPGKGGIWIIHEDEKCHWPAQDKFIKNFPPGHPHHDVCRQTLHERQKEKDAMEKAAREGRVYVPKKGKKRRKQMLKEELEAEVAKRLVMGNSGAVTSEQKVEEEKEQTPEPVEQETISEEPVVTEPEARPAPEPEPTAETEGASKPQTKKNTPMPPPAAKLGKWALPPPPVDPKGKRKHAESEDDPLFSTSKRVRMAEPLAPIHPFPQETVPGKAEKYDASFVTPERERPIPNGSKLLSSASDFKTPALVQSSSSPGSPPMPATVTRPTHHPSSLQQAWTHDDMSQTPPRDSSPARPMLDAAFDLKPKSLRTKQVAQEDEFPHSHTHLASPPHPRGPPKTPVTRSSAAADKTQTPRLHHRKTPSMSTVTPVVFRDSPGLPPPTSSALLSTPMWEIGGCLDRLKDHFAPSPTSSIHPIRSPAPPTSPTRYAMMLMDTGSSPRKGKSAS; encoded by the exons ATGTCGCGTCCTACGAGCTCGGACTCTCAACATTCTGGCAGCATGTCCTCCCATAATGTCATTCAGAATGACAT CACCCATGAAAATAGCTTCATGACAACTCCCACGTCCGCATCTTATCAAACTCAAGTCTATTATGCCGACCCTTACGCGCACGCGTCATTCCAACAGTACCAATCGGGCGCGTATGGTGGAGAGATGCGAGAGCATATGATCACGCCGTACGGTGGACATCAGGTGGCTCAAGGAAGGATTGCGATGCCGATGCACGGCCAGCCGTTGCATCGCTCGCCCAATGGCGCGTACGAGGAGTTTGAGTTCACGCCCTTTGTgccagaagaggagacCACGCCGTATCTGCAGGTACCTGAGAGGTATCACGCCATGGTCCAGTCGCCCAGCACGACTATGGGCCAATTCGCCCATCCGCTGTCACCTGTTGACCAGATGACAATGGACCAGCAACATCATTTTCGGCAAACTAACTCGTTGGgctctcaacctcaacagTTCATCGTTCAAACCGGCCGCCCACAACGACCCAAGCTCCAGACTAGCCAATCTATGATCGTATCCACGCGACCCAGTACCCAAACTTCTATGCAGCGACCAGGGATGACGCGACACGCATCTCTTCGGGGCACGACGCGCCCTGATAGTCCGTATGTGGCCGGAGACGTTTTTGATCACGTCCCTGGGCATCTGGAAGAATCGCCAATTTACCAGCCAATCCCTCCTCAGGATCCGTCTTGGGAGCTTTCTGCGTTTGAACCTAAT TATGCCAACGGCCAGGGTATCTCCCCCGCTCGTGCTCTGGGTCCCGCGCCTCCGCAGCCGCAACGTTTCTCTCCACGCCACGACGAGTTGATGGTCACCCCTCAGGCGAACAAGATTGCGTACTCTGAACACCCTCCGTCATCCGCCATTTCCACTGCTGCGTCTACATCCTCCAGCTTTTCAGTCACTATGAAGCATCAACGACGCGAATTTGACAGtagcgatgatgagcaagaaGGTCGTACGCGTAAACCATTGCCTTCGCGCACGGTCAAGACGcgtcaagaagaaaagcttCCCCCGCcgcctctccctctccccacGCGTCCTCCAAAGGCGTCCAGTGCACGGGCGCCCGTCAAGCCTGCAAAGGTTGCCGAAGACCCCGGCGTCGAAGGTGTACCTCCAGGGCCAAGATCACACGAACGGCCTGGTCCATCTTTTGCTTGCATCATCGGTCAAGCCATTTTATCATGCAAGGCTGGTGGCCTTTCGCTCGAGCACATTTACCGATATGTAGAGACAGCTTATCCCTACTTCAAATCTGGCGATAACGCGTGGCGCAACTCGGTCCGACATAATCTATCTATCCACAAGATGTTTGAGACGATTCCGCGAACTGAAAAATTCCCTCCTGGTAAGGGTGGTATTTGGATTATTcacgaggatgaaaagtGCCACTGGCCAGCGCAGGACAAATTTATCAAAAATTTTCCTCCTGGTCACCCTCATCACGACGTGTGTCGCCAGACGTTGCATGAGAggcaaaaggaaaaggatgcTATGGAGAAGGCCgcgagggaagggagggtgTATGTACccaagaagggaaagaagagaagaaagcaaatgttgaaagaagaattggaGGCTGAAGTGGCTAAGCGATTAGTCATGGGAAATTCGGGAGCTGTGACTAGCGAGCaaaaggttgaggaagaaaaggaacaGACACCCGAGCCTGTCGAACAAGAGACTATTAGCGAAGAGCCTGTTGTTACCGAGCCTGAAGCTCGACCAGCTCCCGAGCCTGAGCCTACTGCCGAAACCGAAGGTGCCTCCAAACCCCAAACCAAAAAGAACACACCCATGCCACCTCCCGCTGCCAAGCTTGGAAAGTGGGCCTTGCCTCCGCCTCCTGTAGATcccaaaggaaaaaggaaacaCGCAGAGTCTGAAGATGatcccctcttctccacctccaagCGCGTCCGTATGGCTGAGCCTCTTGCCCCTATCCATCCATTCCCCCAAGAAACTGTACCGGGCAAGGCTGAAAAGTATGACGCCTCATTCGTCACTCctgaaagggaaaggccCATCCCTAATGGTAGTAAACTCTTATCAAGCGCGAGTGATTTCAAGACACCCGCCCTTGTccaatcatcttcatcaccagGATCTCCACCTATGCCTGCCACCGTTACCCGTCCAACCCACCACCCCAGCAGTCTGCAACAGGCATGGACACATGACGACATGTCACAAACCCCTCCTCGCGATTCATCACCTGCTAGACCGATGCTTGATGCGGCATTTGATTTGAAGCCCAAGTCTTTACGTACAAAGCAAGTCGCGCAGGAGGATGAATTCCCACATTCTCACACTCACCTCGCTTCCCCTCCACATCCTCGTGGGCCTCCCAAAACACCTGTTACCCGCTCTTCGGCGGCAGCAGACAAAACTCAGACTCCCCGCTTACATCATCGCAAAACACCAAGCATGTCGACCGTCACCCCTGTCGTCTTCCGAGATAGCCCTGGTCTTCCGCCACCAACGTCGAGTGCTTTACTCTCTACACCCATGTGGGAGATTGGTGGCTGCTTGGATAGGCTGAAGGACCATTTTGCGCCTTCACCCACATCCAGTATTCACCCGATCCGGTCACCTGCCCCGCCAACAAGTCCTACGAGGTATgcgatgatgttgatggaCACTGGCAGTTCTccgagaaaaggaaagagtgCAAGCTAA
- a CDS encoding hypothetical protein (HMMPfam hit to Aconitase, Aconitase family (aconitate hydratase), score: 192.1, E(): 1.1e-54; HMMPfam hit to Aconitase_C, Aconitase C-terminal domain, score: 51.1, E(): 3.1e-12), producing the protein MVAIPRLARLSVPAWALSARGRFYATVSTPQTLVEKIVQKYAVGLSEGVKVRAGDYVMIKPEHVMTHDNTGPVISKFLSLSCSKLDNPRQPVFALDHDVQNQSETNQKKYKKIQAFAKEHGVDFYPAGRGIGHQIIVEEGYAWPGKMVVASDSHSNHYGGVGCLGTAIVRTDAAGIWATGKFWWQIPRIVSVSLDGRLSPGVTGKDVIVALAGLFNKDEVLNAAIEFTGSGVEHLSIDERLTIANMTTEWGAVAGVFPVDDKLKEWYQGILRKAELRKFISPTVPSTVGAKVHPRLNAARLDDAMTNRVVADPGAHYAARLSLDLSTLVPHVSGPNSVKVATALPKLLDPPIPINKAYLVSCTNSRASDIASAAQVLRGKKVAPGVEFYIAAASSRVQEDAEAAGDWQTLIDAGAKTLPAGCGPCIGLGVGLLEKGEVGISATNRNYKGRMGSPDAIAYLASPAVVAASAAKGVICGPESMDLSQLPQYEQPKFSIIKEGAAGEEKPVEVDEASLEPLLEGFPAYFEGPLLFAPQDNLTTDGMYPGKYTYQDDITPERQAEVVMENYDPTFAATARELRTALPTASSPSTLPGAILLSGYNFGTGSSREQAATAIKNAGIPLVICGSFGDIFKRNSINNGLILIESPSLIKDMTERFAKDGVRNKGGKDGKLTVVPEGWRIKVDSQRGLVTVNMGEEEEKTYPAAKVGRSVQELWVNGGLEGFIRASL; encoded by the exons ATGGTCGCAATCCCACGACTCGCAAGGCTCTCAGTCCCAGCATGGGCTCTTAGTGCAAGAGGCAGGTTCTACGCAACAGTCTCCACCCCCCAGACGCTCGTCGAAAAGATCGTCCAAAAGTACGCGGTCGGTCTCTCAGAGGGTGTCAAAGTTCGTGCCGGGGACTATGTCATGATTAAGCCAGAGCATGT GATGACCCATGACAACACTGGTCCTGTCATTTCCAagtttctctctctctcctgtTCCAAGCTCGACAACCCTAGACAACCCGTTTTTGCCCTTGATCACGACGTGCAAAACCAGTCTGAAACCAACCAGAAGAAGTACAAGAAGATTCAGGCTTTTGCCAAGGAGCATGGTGTTGACTTTTACCCTGCTGGTCGAGGTATTGGTCACCAGATCATCGTCGAGGAGGGTTACGCCTGGCcagggaagatggtggtTGCAAGTGATAGTCATTCTAACCACTACGGTGGTGTCGGATGTTTGGGTACTGCGATTGTCAGAACTGATGCCGC TGGCATCTGGGCTACAGGCAAGTTCTGGTGGCAAATCCCTCGAATTGTCTCCGTTTCTCTCGACGGCCGATTGTCTCCTGGTGTGACTGGCAAGGACGTTATCGTTGCTCTCGCTGGTCTTTTCAACAAGGACGAAGTCCTCAATGCCGCTATCGAATTTACCGGTTCTGGTGTCGAGCACTTGTCCATTGACGAACGTCTCACTATTGCCAACATGACTACCGAATGGGGAGCTGTTGCTGGTGTATTCCCTGTTGACGACAAGCTCAAAGAGTGGTACCAAGGCATCCTCCGAAAGGCGGAATTACGGAAGTTCATCAGCCCCACCGTCCCTTCCACAGTCGGCGCTAAGGTCCACCCTCGTCTCAATGCCGCCCGTCTCGACGACGCTATGACCAACAGGGTCGTTGCTGACCCTGGAGCCCACTATGCAGCTCGCCTTTCCCTCGACCTTTCCACTCTCGTTCCTCATGTCTCAGGTCCCAACTCTGTTAAGGTTGCCACCGCTCTCCCTAAGCTTCTCGACCCTCCCATCCCTATCAACAAGGCGTATCTTGTCTCATGTACCAACTCTCGAGCGTCTGACATTGCCTCTGCCGCTCAAGTTCTgcgaggaaagaaggttgcTCCTGGCGTTGAATTTTACATCGCCGCCGCCTCTAGCCGAGTCCAGGAAGATGCCGAAGCTGCCGGTGATTGGCAGACTTTGATTGACGCAGGTGCCAAAACTCTCCCTGCAGGTTGCGGCCCTTGTATCGGTCTTGGTGTCGGTCTCCTTGAGAAGGGTGAAGTGGGTATCAGTGCCACCAACAGAAACTATAAAGGTCGTATGGGTAGCCCCGATGCTATCGCCTACCTTGCCTCCCCTGCTGTCGTCGCTGCCTCTGCTGCCAAGGGTGTCATTTGCGGCCCCGAGTCTATGGACCTCAGCCAACTTCCCCAGTACGAACAGCCAAAGTTTTCTATCATCAAGGAAGGTGCTGCTGGTGAGGAGAAGCCTGTTGAGGTTGACGAGGCTTCCCTTGAGCCCTTGCTCGAAGGTTTCCCTGCCTACTTTGAGGGTCCACTTCTTTTTGCCCCTCAAGATAACTTGACAACCGATGGAATGTATCCTGGAAAGTACACATACCAGGATGACATCACCCCTGAGCGACAAGCCGAAGTTGTCATGG AAAACTATGACCCCACTTTTGCTGCTACCGCCCGCGAACTCCGTACCGCCCTCCCCactgcttcttccccctccactcttcccggcgccatccttctttctggTTACAACTTTGGTACCGGTTCATCCCGTGAACAAGCTGCTACTGCCATCAAGAACGCCGGTATCCCTCTCGTTATCTGCGGTTCTTTCGGTGACATTTTCAAGAGAAACTCCATCAACAACGGTCTAATTCTTATCGAATCTCCTAGCTTGATCAAGGACATGACGGAGAGATTCGCCAAGGACGGAGTAAGGAACAAGGGTGGCAAGGATGGCAAGTTGACTGTCGTCCCTGAGGGCTGGAGAATCAAGGTGGACTCTCAAAGAGGGCTGGTGACCGTTAACATgggtgaggaagaggagaagaccTATCCTGCGGCCAAGGTTGGTAGGAGTGTGCAAGAATTATGGGTCAACGGCGGTTTGGAGGGTTTCATTAGGGCTTCATTATAG